In bacterium, the following proteins share a genomic window:
- a CDS encoding HD domain-containing protein, which translates to MKKNKKENLKNLERLSKLVKLSGSLFLNPKLENISDAITDECAAIVSAERCFLFFLNKDDNSLHSVVFPPGQKITLKSEEGIEGWVAKTGEFIISDNPESDNRYSPILSQVLGYQIKNSLVVPLVNKRFECYGVLEAINSTTEGFSSEDFYILRTAIAQITTNLENAQLYNDLKNTFNSLIEVMATTIDARHPISKGHSRRVAVYAVGIAEEMGLSDNEIEQIRVASLLHDYGKIGVHDSILKKEGPLTNEEYEAIKEHARITHDIVSKVHFNKELADVPIIASCHHERWDGDGYPFRMAGEAIPLGSRIIAVADVFDAITTVREYKIAKSFDFAAKEIIRESGTQFDPDVVEAFKRYFSRTLSKQKKR; encoded by the coding sequence ATGAAAAAGAATAAAAAAGAAAATCTAAAGAACCTTGAACGCCTCTCAAAATTGGTCAAACTCTCGGGTTCTCTATTTCTAAATCCAAAGCTCGAGAACATTTCCGATGCGATAACCGACGAATGCGCTGCTATCGTCTCTGCGGAAAGATGTTTCCTTTTCTTTCTTAATAAGGATGATAATTCATTACATAGTGTCGTCTTTCCCCCCGGCCAGAAAATAACGCTTAAAAGCGAAGAGGGCATCGAGGGCTGGGTTGCAAAAACAGGCGAGTTTATTATCAGTGACAATCCTGAATCCGATAACCGCTATAGCCCGATTCTATCTCAAGTCTTGGGCTATCAGATCAAAAACTCCTTAGTCGTGCCATTAGTCAATAAACGATTTGAATGCTATGGTGTCTTGGAAGCAATCAATAGCACAACCGAAGGATTTTCAAGCGAAGACTTTTATATTCTTAGAACAGCCATTGCCCAAATAACGACAAATCTCGAAAACGCTCAACTCTATAACGACCTTAAAAACACATTCAATTCGTTGATTGAAGTTATGGCAACTACTATCGATGCACGGCACCCCATTTCCAAGGGGCACTCGAGAAGAGTAGCCGTCTATGCCGTAGGTATTGCTGAAGAAATGGGGCTTTCGGACAATGAAATCGAGCAAATACGAGTAGCAAGTTTGCTTCACGATTATGGTAAAATAGGTGTTCACGACTCGATACTAAAAAAAGAAGGCCCTCTTACAAATGAAGAATACGAAGCGATAAAAGAGCATGCGCGCATAACTCACGATATTGTTAGCAAGGTTCATTTCAATAAAGAGCTCGCCGATGTCCCAATAATAGCAAGTTGTCATCACGAACGCTGGGATGGTGATGGTTATCCCTTCCGCATGGCAGGTGAAGCCATACCACTTGGGAGCCGCATTATAGCTGTCGCCGATGTTTTCGATGCTATAACAACAGTTCGCGAATACAAAATCGCTAAAAGTTTCGATTTCGCAGCTAAAGAAATAATTAGAGAAAGCGGAACCCAATTCGATCCGGATGTTGTCGAAGCATTCAAGCGATATTTTTCAAGGACGCTATCAAAACAGAAGAAGCGGTAG
- a CDS encoding endonuclease III domain-containing protein, whose translation MKNKIIDFYEIAFTHFGDLKWWPADNPFEISIGAILTQNTNWVNAQKAIDCLRANGILDLDALIKTPVENIATSIKSSGYFNQKALKLKYFVEWFKNDFDGFFPNAENVSTLDLRKQLLSIKGIGPETADDILLYAFERPVFVVDAYTYRIAVRHGWTPPQANYDELAELFYSHIEEDLFVYKNFHAILVELGKNYCSKKKPKCNTCPMKKTLVENNPYELY comes from the coding sequence ATGAAAAACAAAATAATTGATTTCTACGAGATTGCCTTTACTCATTTCGGTGATCTTAAATGGTGGCCGGCGGATAACCCATTCGAGATTTCAATCGGCGCCATACTCACACAGAATACAAATTGGGTAAACGCTCAGAAAGCCATCGATTGCCTTCGAGCGAATGGCATACTCGATCTTGATGCCCTCATAAAAACTCCTGTAGAAAATATTGCAACTAGCATCAAATCTTCGGGCTATTTCAACCAAAAAGCGCTTAAACTCAAATACTTTGTCGAATGGTTTAAAAACGATTTCGATGGTTTTTTTCCCAACGCCGAGAATGTTAGTACACTTGATCTTAGAAAACAACTCCTTTCGATTAAAGGGATTGGGCCGGAAACAGCCGACGATATACTTCTTTACGCCTTCGAGCGGCCTGTGTTTGTCGTAGATGCTTATACATACCGCATAGCAGTGCGCCATGGTTGGACTCCCCCACAGGCTAATTATGATGAACTGGCTGAGCTTTTTTATTCGCATATCGAAGAAGATCTCTTCGTTTACAAGAACTTCCATGCAATATTGGTGGAACTCGGGAAAAATTATTGTTCAAAAAAAAAGCCCAAATGCAATACTTGTCCAATGAAAAAAACACTTGTTGAAAACAATCCCTATGAATTATACTAG